The segment TCCATACTACAAGAAACCGGAAAAACACGTTGAACATTCTCCTCGCATTATTATTACAAGTCGCATGCTCCTTCAAAACACTACTATAAGGCACCTGTTGTTGCAAAGTATTACAAGTCACATGCTCCTTCAAGGAACTATTACAAGGCACCTGTTGTTACGAAGTATTACAAGTCACATGCTCCTTCAAAGCACTACTACAAGGCACCTGTTGTAGTGAAGTATTACAAATCACCTGCTCCTTCGAAGCAATACTACAAAGCGTCGGTGGTAGTGAAGTATTACAAGTCACCTGCCCCTTCAAAGAAGTACTATAAGGCGCCAACTCTCTCAAAGTACTACTACAAGTCACCGTCACCTGCAAAGTACTACAAATCTCCATCACCAACAAAGTACTACAAGTCGCCTACTccatcaaaatattataaatcaccATCACCAGCAAAATATTACAAGTCGCCAGTTTACTACAAGTCTCCTCCACAaccaccaccaacttattatgaGAAATCGCCTTCTTACTACAACTCTCCTCCCCCTCCACCATACTACAAAGAATCTACCCCTTCCTATAAATCCCCTCCCCCTCCATCATACTATGAAAAATCTACACCTTCCTTTAAATCTCCTCTGCCTCCACCGTACTATGAAGAGTCTACCCCTTCCTATAAATCCCCTCCCCCTCCACCATACTACGAAGAATCTACACCATCATACAAATCGCCTCCTCCTCCACCAAAGTCCTATGAACAATCACCATCATACTactcaccaccaccaccaccaataGTCTACTAGAAAATATTGATCAAACCATTCATCTCAACCATTTCACCATTTCTTTTACTCTTAAGTCATTTTCTTCCTCCTAATTGGAGCAATTCCATTTCAACTTCTAAATTTTTATGTGTGTTTCCTAAAAGGGTCGATTTTTCTTGTTGTTTGATCTTTTgtactaataatttataatatgcatttttttttgttgtaatatTTATGTAAGATGTTGAGATGTTCAAAATTTTGGCTCATTGTATCAACCTCCTTTTGATCTAATCAACTAAATTCTTTCCTTACAAATAAATGATGATAATTGCAttctaaaaaacatatattattctAGTCAATGGACTAATAAAAGGATTCAATTAAAACGAAttattgaatttgattttaattttaattttaattttaattttaatttttcaaacgATCGTAAGATATTTTTCTAGTACACATTATATCGAAAAGATGACAAATATTCGAGAAAGACATGAGAGAATGCAGTTTGTTTAATTGATATACTCgatcaaataaaaaacatgATTCATTGTTAAATACCTAGCTTATTGGATAATGTTAACAGTTCCTATAATAGTTGcctaaaaaaagtattttttcaaaattaaaattgatagaCTCTTAACTAAGATCGTAAATGTCTGTagaaagattaaatttttttttaaaaataaaataaaataaaaattggtagAATCTTAGCTTGAGGAAGAAAATGTTAtatctctttgtttttttattttaaaaaaaaaagaaataaatgtttGCTATCATATTATCTTCCTCAATTTTTAACCgtcataatttactttttttttagagtcaaacgataataattttgactagtattttacgatatattttttcatcttattgatatgtaaaaaaattaaaatttatagtgcttttcatatactttttgaatatctaaatttttaatttaaaatatcgaattaatttaatctaatttatttttgaaatctaatccaattgactttcgaaaaaacgcaacataataattaaaagtggacagattaaaaaattaaaaacaaaaatatcatcataattttatttcttttatttgataatcATTCTTCATTTCTCTTACTACCTTACAATAAAGAAAGACCAATATGTTCCAAtttattcatttcttttttgaaatcaaCCATTGCTTCTTCTTGCAAATACACCAAAACTTTGAATCCATTTTTTTCCCCTTCATTTGTAGAAGAATTAGGCAAGAAAAAACAAGGCTCAATACTCCCAACTAAGTGCCTTGAAAGTGGCAAAACATTCATTGGACCACCCCATCCAAAATCAACACTTGCATGTCCCAAATGTCTCCAATCAGTGAAACCACTCACCCTATTACCTACACGGAGATACGGATTCAGAATTTAGTTTATGAATTTAACTGAATTCAGTATTTTCATCAATCGATGTAAATACCTGTGACAGATTCAAAATTTCGTTAGTGAATGTACATTGATCGAAGGTTAAATTACTTAGTCAGATACTACAAGGACTGAAAtacaattttatgaatattagagGGACTAGGAGTGTAAATTCTCCTTTCGATAAATATCTAAAAAGTACGATGAGTTCAGTGCTTAGAAAATTACCTGCCGTGATCCCTTCATGGTAATGCAACTCCTGAAAATCGATGAACGATCTTACGTATTCATCGGTCGTGTTGAATTTACTCTTCTTGATTGAATCTGCAGTTTTTGACAATGGTTGATTCACAAGTTCTTGTGCAAGAAATTGAACATACATTGGGACACATCCATTTCCCCAATAGCCAAAGGGCAATTTTGGtattattattcttcttatGTTTGTTGCATATGCAAATTTCACTTTTTCTTCGCTCGGAATTTTACTAGCCTTCACCCTGTATTCACATCGATCTTATATAATCAGTCTCTCTATAATAAATCACTTTATATGACAATAATTTACTATGACATGTAAGTTTTCTTTCGATCCGATATATTTTTGCGTGCCTTTctagaataattatttatatattatattgatttttaaaagtcaaGATCATATATATACCTTGCTCTCCATATAAAAGCTCCTAATGCTTCAAAAGTAGTATAATTTGAACCGGATTGTTCATGTAAAAAACCCTTAAGCCGGTCCAACCACTCATCCTTCACCTTAAAACACTCTCGAACCGCGGGTTTATCCGGTTCGATATAAGGCAAAGAGTTTTTATCCAAACTAAGGAACTCATGAAATGGGAACTCGACTCGAGGCGGGTTTCTAGGTTCGAGTAAACTCGATCGGTCCCAGACCGGTTCAAATTTGACCTGACCCGCCCCACGAGCTAGCTCCGCCATTGTATTGAAAAAAAGGGTTGCCCCGAGTCCATCACATAACGAATGATGGATCGCGGCTCCGAGAATCCACCCACCACACTCGAACCGGGTCACTTGGAGAACCAAGGGTCGGGTCAAAGCATCTTCCCCTTTCGGGTCGGGTACCAATTTTTCAAGGAAATTCACATCACGGTAATCATCAAGGTAGTTAATTCCACTCAAGGAGCGGTCCACCACGGCATGTGTCACGGGGACCCCACTACCAGCATGGCAGTGGAGCTCCAAGCGTTCGTCTTCACGACGAACGAGGCTTCCCGTGTAGTGGTAGTAGTGGACAAGGGCAGATGAGAGAGAGGACATGACAACTTGAAATGGATCGTGTCGTTCTACGGGTCGATTTTTCGGGTCGTTGACATAGACCCGAAGGTACCGAAATGTGACATGGAGGTTTATATCTGTGTCTAGGTGGGATAGAGAGAGGACGTGGTCATCGGTGAAAGGAGGCGTTGACGGGTAAACTACGGTTGTTTCCTCAATTTTTACGTCCATTTTCGCGGCGGTTGACGAAGGAGATAATGGTGGTGGTGGGTGAATAATGATGGACTTATAGTACACTTTCTTGTTTATATAGTTTGAAATATTGGTAGGTAGCAAAAAAAGTTGAATGAAACATGTTGttgatgtttttttaattttattttattttttgtgggaAAGGGATGGTTAATGGctctttattttttgaattattatattttgattgatcATTAACTTTGAACTTTTAAAATAGTAAACTATAATCTcagtaaaaatacataaaatttaaaattttgaatccgACTTGTTCAAATCCAAAACTAGCATTGACAATGGCACTTGGTACAACCTCTTAACGTTAGGCATTTCCTCCTCAACACCAAAAACAACGCGAACCCTAGCATCATTAACCGAACTATACAAGAAATTCACAAACAACGCGATGTTTGCAAAGGTCAAGAAGGATACAACAAATGGTACTAGTATATATAAGAATTCCAATCCAAGGTTGTTCAAAGAATCACATTACTCGTGTTCTCAATACTTTACAACGCGAAAAAGACAATCagaaatgataaataaatcaaacttacaattctttattttgtatcaaGAAATCCTCGAGGGTCAGCTGGTGCATAGTTTGAAACTCGATGGATTAAATTATCTCATCATCTACTTTGTCTTGATCAACAGTTTGAAAATCAAACCACATCTTGGTTTTACAAAACTCCATGAAGAAATACCAAGCAATGGCGAAAACAGTGAGCATGGCACTAACTATATACACGGTCCTATGGGCAACAAACATAACATAAACCAGAAAACAAGACGGAATGAAGCACATCACCACCAGTCCTGGCATTGACAATGGCACTCGATAAGGCCTCTTAGCTTTAGGCATTTTCCTCCTCAACCACAAAAACGATGCAAACTCTAGCAGCATCCCGAGACTATACAAGAAATTCACAGATGACACAATATCTGTGAATGTCATGTAGGACACAACCAATGCTACTAATGTTGGTACAAGAATCCCAACCCAAGGTGTGTTGAACCATTCTGATCTTACACCGAAAACCCGAGGCAACAACCCCATCTCAGCCATTCCAAGAATTTGGTAAGCACAACTACTCAACTGAGCCTCATACAAACCAATCACAGACAGAACAATCCCAAGTTCCATCCAATACTTCAACCAATTCCCAGCAATCATAGAAGCCAAATTAGCAAAATAACCATCAGTCCACTCACCTTGTTCCAAAGGGACAGCACCACTAGTACCCAAAAGCGGCAACACGTAACTAATACATGTAACAATCCCAGCTGAAAAAAGTGCTTTAGGAAATGTCTTTTGAGGTTGTTCAACTTCACCAGCTAAAGTACTAGCATTATCCCAAAAATTCAAGTTCCAAAAAAGGGTATTAAAGAACAAGTTCCAATCTTTTTTAACACCCTTTTGGCCTAAACTCAACCATCTACTAGGATCAATCTTTGGTATTGAAAACAATGTAATTAACCAAAAGGGGCAAAGGGAAAGTACACCAAGAACAACAGCAGTGTAACCAACTATAGACAAACCTAAGTAATTCAAGAATGACAAGAACATAGATATGAAGAAAATAGCAATATATCTAGGTAAACCAGAATCAAGAATTGGGTAAATCAATTTAATGTAATCTAAACAAAGAACAGGGTAGGAAGCTAAGTTACAAACAGCACTAAGTAATTTCCAAGAACCCATTAAAGAACCCCAAAAGGGTCCAAAAGCTTTATCAGCCCAAATGACAAACCCTCCATTACCTGGAAAAGTAGTGGCAAGTTCAGCTGTTACAAGAGCTTCAGGAACACTCCATATAAATGGGAAAATCAGAAACCCAAGAATTGCTAGAAGAGGTCCAGCTGCCCCAATTGCTGCTTCTGCACCATAAGGTCCACCAGATACCTCAAAAAAGATTATGAAAATAAGTGGAACAAGAGCTAATTTCTTGGAGTTTTTGGTGGGGGTGGGGTTGGGGGTAGTgggtttttcttcattttcaagaAGATGTTGAGATGAACAAGGAATTTCAGTAGCTGTCATGGTGTAATTGCAAAGAAATGAGGAAAAAAGCTTTCTTTTTTTTGCCTCTTTTCAAAGAAGGGAAAGTGTTggactttttttgtttttgttttgaagaTCTTAGATGCAAAGTTTGGTTACATTTATTATTGTGATCCAAaactttctcttttttatttttgtttttgtttttcttctattcaattttaataatagattgtctttcttataaaatatgtcatctttaattattataagCATTTTATTCATGGCcaaaatgatatataatatatctcTTGTGATATCTAATATAATACTCAAAATCTTTTATCGAATTAAagataatatcaattttttttttgaattagtcTCTTCACCTATCGACATACAACTCTTAATAAGGTTAATAGATTTAGGCTTTTTTTCTTTCGACTTCTCAAAGTCATAGATTCAATAGTGTCTTCTTAAATGAGACATTTCATATGAATTTAGATTAATGATTcgtaaagaaaatattaaaaaaataaatttaatactacaaaagaattattttttcaatctcTCTTAAGTTATATTTTTCTAACTTTAGTTTCCGACTTAACAACTTCACTAATTTTGGTAATATATCGCCTACCTCTCACTAATATGGATAACGGGCAACTTTGtcaatcaaatcaataattGCTTCAACTTGAATATGAAATCGCTTTTATTAAGAAGCATTTACCTTTCAAAACGAGACTTTTTGACACAAAAGGTTCAAATATGAATATCAAGCACTGACtctaaaccaaaaaaatctcaaaataaaagaagaaagagaaaaggttGAACAAGTAAATTCACACAAGCTTCATCACTATTGTGTAGTTCCATTTGGTTGGAGCAAAGTTTAGCACAACACACAGCCAAAAAGGGGAAATTTCTCCTCTCAAGAACATGTTGTCTTTGCAGAATTGGGGCTATCCATCTACTGTTTCTTTACAAAACCCTTCAATTTACAAAAACACAACAACCAAAATCCTAGTATTTCCCTGTCTTGGAAAAAATGGTAGATGTTTTTCTTACTCTTCTTTGACCAGTAAACCTTTGCCTAAGTTGTTGTGTCTTCATGGGTTTGGTGTAGAAGACATTACTGATGTTGTCCATAACAAGGTTACTCACTCTACTTCATAGGTTTGCTAAAAAGTTGCaatcttttttcatttcttgatgTTTCTAAGGTTCTTTTGTGTAAAGATTGTGTTTTTATGTATCAATTGGGGTAAAGTTCAGTTGGGTTGTCATTGTTTATGGTGATAGTTGGAGGGTCAGTTTCAGATAGATGATTAAATTAACTTACAATTTGTTTGAATGGTTGTTACTTATAATGTGTGTAAACTTGTCAATTAGATCCCAATTGGTTGTGTTCTTTCCATTTGTCCAAAAGCCTTGGTGGATAGACTTTTCTCGTTACGTTACATGTGTTGGTGGGAGCTAGTATGTACAAGTGGAATCAGTTGAGGTATGTGCGAGCTGGTTCAAACACAAGTGTTAATAAAACAAGCAAAAAAAGAATCCGAAATTGGTTGGATTTACACTATGTTGTAAAAGTTGGTTTCTTTATGTATCAATTGAGCTAAAGTTTAGTTGGATTGTTATTGCAAATGGTGAGACATAATACTTCAATTTACAAGAACTCAACAAGCAAAATCCTAGTATTTCCCTGTCTTGGAAAACATGGTAGATGTTTTTCTTACTCTTCTTTGACCTATAAACCTTTGCTTAAGTTGTTGTGTCTTCAATCTTCATGGGTTTGAAATAGAAGACTTTACTAACTTTATTCGTAACAAGGTAAGTCATTCCACTTCATATCTTCTTAGGTTCCAATTTTTGAATTGGTTTGATATCCATTACGTTTGGTGAAAGTTGAACGATGTCTCATCTGGTTCTTGTTGGTTCTTGTTCCAGGCTTTTGTCTAATTGGACTTAATGTTTATGTAAAGGTCAAGTTTGCAAAATGATCATCAGAAGtaacacaaaacaaaaaagtGCAAGCTGCCCATTTAGTCTTTGTTTTTGGATAGTTAAATTATGTTACCATAATGGCTATGCGACAATGTTTTGGACGGGGAAAGGTGACAAAAGGCGATAAGGGTCCAAACTAACATCATCTTTGTCGCCATTGTCCCCTCACCATAAAGCTAATAGTCGATGAAGGTTCGCCTTGCCTCACGCCATTGGGGACCAGATGATTATTTTTCACAACAGTGCTATGCGATCAGCTCAGATGTCAAGCAAGAACTCTCTGATGTTTCTCTTTAATTACTGTGTTAGGAACTCTGTATGAGCTCTACTTATTTGGTACCTATTCCAGAAAATGGCTCGACGTCTCTCAAATTGAAACATCGATTTCATTAATATAAGACATATGTCTCAGAAATCACATTGTTGTATGATGGTATGTATGCCTCTAAATGTTATTGATTTGTTTGAGCCATCCCACAGGTTTTGGTTGCAGCAGCTGTATCTGCAGCAGTTGGTCAGCTAATGAAGCCTTTTACTTCATCTCTATTTTATGGCAATGAGTTCGATTTCAAGACTGCCTTTCAGGCTGGGGGTTTCCCTTCGACACACTCATCTGTAAGATTTTTATCTTTCTATCTTTGTGCAACCTTGTATAACTTCACCTATTATTTACCCATCTGCTTTCTAAGCCAATGTTTTACGATAAATTGATCAACGTTTCAATCCCAGATTAGTCTActataaaagaatatttagttATTCACAAAGTAGCAGCTTTATTGCCTTTTCGTTTCTgctatgttgctcagactctccAACAATGTTGCCGCACTCATGTCGGATCCTTCAAAtatgcactacttttggaggatccaacaCAGACCTAgcaacatttttgaagagtccgagcagcATGCCATTTCTGTCTAGTATCTCATTTAATTTCATCTACTTTCAAATGACAGGCAGTAGTCGCCACAGCCACAGCCCTTGGCTTGGAAAGGTATTTACTCCTTTTCTATTTTCCTCAAAAGGAAGTTACGTGTGAATTAGAGCTTTTGAGAAAACATTTAGTGTTGCAATCAATTCTCTTTTCTTGGCTAGTTGCTGTTTTCTAGCTATGAGTGACATGCTATTAGTGCCGTAACTGCAGGGGGTTTTCTGATTCGATTTTTGGTTTAGCAGTGGTTTACGCAGGCCTTGTGATGTATGATGCACAGGTATGCAACAAAATTTGAGTGTTTTCAGTCATTTACCTAGTTAAACAGATGTGAACCTATTATGTTTTCAAACAAAGGCTATACGAGTTGAGCTAAGTTTCTCTTTGTGCTATTATGTTGTTGAATTCGGACTCTAAAATGTTGTCATACCCATGTCTGATCCTTAAAATGCACTACCTTTGGAGATTCATATGCACCCGACAATATTATCCAAAAGTCCAAGCAACATAGCGTAAAAGTGCAAATTTTCCAGAAAATGCAAAGCCTAAAATAATAGGCACCATACCATCATATCTACCAGAGTATAGATTCGACCATATGTATTATCTGATTCTTGTAAGGTATATATGGTTCGTGTTATTCTTAAGTTTATCGTATCACATCAGTCTTGGCCTGGATCATAATGGGGATGATACAAATCCAACTGCtcgaacattttttttttcgttttcaGCTCCTACTCATGTTTAGACACTATCTTACATTCAAAACTTGAACCAAATCCTTCACGCTTCACCAGATCGATGTCCCTGCTAATTAATATTCTAGGCCATGTTTATTCTATTACTCAGACTCTCCAAAAAAGATGTTGCATCTGTGTGAATCCTTCGAAAATACACTATTTTGTAGGATATGACATGCACCTTGCGACATTTTTAATAGTCCGAGCAACATAAGGTTCAATTTCAACTGAAAAATTGCATTGGTAAAAATTTTTTGTTCTTGCTTTATACACCAGGTTTGTCTCACCATCAACATGTTGCTTCTGTAGGGAGTCCGAAGGGAAGTAGGCATTCACGCAAAAGCGTTCAATAAAGCTTTGTTCAGAAATCAAATAAACTCAGTTCCGTCTACTAGCGAACTTGATGTTTTGACTGATTCTATACAAGAGAAATTATCCTCAGAGGCAGAGAACTCTGATCCTCAATTATCAGAAGAATCAAGTTCATTTCAACCAAGGTCAAAGAATGCTACTTTATTGCTTAAACCCGATGAGAGAAGAGCCCCATCGTCTAGTTTTGCTCCGTTGAAAGAACAGGTTGGTCATACAGAGGTTGAAGTCATAGCTGGTGCATTTCTCGGATTCTTTGTAAGCTTAGCGGTAAGTTTAGCATGACCCCTCAGTACTCAGTAGTCCTCATTGTTTACTTCGCCTTATTTTTTGGTCTATGAGATACCACAGAAAAACTGTATACAACATATTTACGATGCAAAATGCAACTAAAATCcctctataaattaaaatatcaagaaaaaatttactaGCTTTGCCTTCATGTGACCTTTGTATGCAATTCTTGGGTGAATCGTGCTTTTGTAACCTGATGTTGATCTTGATAGTAGCACTAGATGGACGGTATGAATTGACTTCAGTGCAGAAAGCACGATCCACCTATTGACTTACCTGGACGGCGTCAATGGGTGATCAACAAGGCCTATGGCCTAGGCTGGTGAACTCCATTACACTTGGGAGGGGTGCCTGCTCAAGTTGTCGAGCCTACATCAATACATCATAATTTGTGGTAGTGGGAGTCTGCATTCTCGCAGCCCCTATTCGATACTGAATctagaaaagaagaaaatgtgATCCATGCACATATTTTCGTTCTTTTTGGGTCATGTTCCAGAGTTAATTGTCAAAAACATATATGACCTATCATTTTTCGTGAGTTTCACACTCCAACTATCGGttattctcttctctttttttttttgtctgatCTATCACCATATGTGCTACTAACTATTAGTAACTGGGATTAAATATTAAGTGGATTTAGTAACTTGAAAAATGATTAGGCTACTAATACAACAACTACAATAACATATCCATTGTAATTCCATAAAGGGAGTATGGGAAGGTGTAATGACCCTCTAGGTCATTTGAGTATTCGTGTGTCTTCCTTTCGTCGTTTAGAGCATTCCAATAGCAACCTCAAGTATTTTGTGAAATGTTGAGACTTATAGTTCGGTCACTTATCTGTTTGTTTGGTTTTATgagaatttctgtatatgtaAAAGTCTTGTActcttattttgatttgatgatCGATTACTGACTGATGTCAGGTCTTGGTGATGTTGCATTTCTAATTATCACCATATTCTTTGCTTTGTTATAAGTTTTTTGCTTCTTATTGTTGACTTTTGCTTGATAGTCTGTTGCTTATGGTTTCGATCTATGAGTTAGGCTTACCTACTTGTAGGATGTAGTAGGTGTCATCGTGACCTAAGAAGTTAGGTCGTGACAATCTGATAGTTTGTAAGTAGATCTTTACCCTTACCAATTACCATGTGTGAGGTAAAGAGGTTGTTTTCAAAATACTATCGGCTCAcgtaaaataattcaaataggTTTGAAAAAAGCTCAAGTAATTACATTAACAGTGTGATTCCACAATTAATTCTTTGGATTGTTTTTCCTTGAGTAAATTATCGAAAACAGTCTCTTTACCTCAAAGTTAGAGATAaaatttgtgtatattttaCCCTCCCCAAACTCCACTTTGTGAGATTATACTTCGATACATTATTGTTGTTGCAGTGTATAGTTGTTAAATCCTAAAGTATAAcatacaaaagaagaaaattgataATGAATAtgacaaaacaaaaacatattttttaccTTCAAATTCTTTGAGAGCTAAAAGTGTATATTCTTTTTCCATATATGAAGTCTACATCAATTAAAAGTCTTCACAAATCACAACTGAATTTCCATTCCAAAAGCAatgggaaaaaggaaaaaaaaaactaactagaaaagacaaaaaaaaaatccattccCACTTgtctatatataaattattctaACATAAATATCACCATCAACCTATAGTGTTCAACTTTAGCCAACTTCTTTTGACTTGcacaaaatttcattaaaaataccaTCTTACCCCTTAAGTCATCAACTAAGTTTGATGCGAGATTCGTGAAAAAGTGATAGTTCAAGTTTGAAATACCAA is part of the Solanum lycopersicum chromosome 1, SLM_r2.1 genome and harbors:
- the LOC101268309 gene encoding extensin-1-like, with the translated sequence MRSFGNLGQWSLIAFALVICFVASTVVADYSYDYTSHSPSPYYKKPEKHVEHSPSHYYYKSHAPSKHYYKTPVVTKYYKSHAPSKHYYKTPIVAKYYKSHAPSKNYYKTPVVTKYYKSHAPSKHYYRAPVVVKYYKSPAPSKQYYKAPVVVKYYKSPASSKKYYKAPTPSKYYYKSPSPAKYYKSPAPSKHYYYKSPSPSEYYKSPAPSKYYKSPAPQKHYYYKSHAPSKHYYKAPVVAKYYKSHAPSRNYYKAPVVTKYYKSHAPSKHYYKAPVVVKYYKSPAPSKQYYKASVVVKYYKSPAPSKKYYKAPTLSKYYYKSPSPAKYYKSPSPTKYYKSPTPSKYYKSPSPAKYYKSPVYYKSPPQPPPTYYEKSPSYYNSPPPPPYYKESTPSYKSPPPPSYYEKSTPSFKSPLPPPYYEESTPSYKSPPPPPYYEESTPSYKSPPPPPKSYEQSPSYYSPPPPPIVY
- the LOC101268023 gene encoding tetrahydroanabasine acetyltransferase-like; translated protein: MDVKIEETTVVYPSTPPFTDDHVLSLSHLDTDINLHVTFRYLRVYVNDPKNRPVERHDPFQVVMSSLSSALVHYYHYTGSLVRREDERLELHCHAGSGVPVTHAVVDRSLSGINYLDDYRDVNFLEKLVPDPKGEDALTRPLVLQVTRFECGGWILGAAIHHSLCDGLGATLFFNTMAELARGAGQVKFEPVWDRSSLLEPRNPPRVEFPFHEFLSLDKNSLPYIEPDKPAVRECFKVKDEWLDRLKGFLHEQSGSNYTTFEALGAFIWRARVKASKIPSEEKVKFAYATNIRRIIIPKLPFGYWGNGCVPMYVQFLAQELVNQPLSKTADSIKKSKFNTTDEYVRSFIDFQELHYHEGITAGNRVSGFTDWRHLGHASVDFGWGGPMNVLPLSRHLVGSIEPCFFLPNSSTNEGEKNGFKVLVYLQEEAMVDFKKEMNKLEHIGLSLL
- the LOC101258889 gene encoding probable polyamine transporter At3g13620, with the translated sequence MTATEIPCSSQHLLENEEKPTTPNPTPTKNSKKLALVPLIFIIFFEVSGGPYGAEAAIGAAGPLLAILGFLIFPFIWSVPEALVTAELATTFPGNGGFVIWADKAFGPFWGSLMGSWKLLSAVCNLASYPVLCLDYIKLIYPILDSGLPRYIAIFFISMFLSFLNYLGLSIVGYTAVVLGVLSLCPFWLITLFSIPKIDPSRWLSLGQKGVKKDWNLFFNTLFWNLNFWDNASTLAGEVEQPQKTFPKALFSAGIVTCISYVLPLLGTSGAVPLEQGEWTDGYFANLASMIAGNWLKYWMELGIVLSVIGLYEAQLSSCAYQILGMAEMGLLPRVFGVRSEWFNTPWVGILVPTLVALVVSYMTFTDIVSSVNFLYSLGMLLEFASFLWLRRKMPKAKRPYRVPLSMPGLVVMCFIPSCFLVYVMFVAHRTVYIVSAMLTVFAIAWYFFMEFCKTKMWFDFQTVDQDKVDDEII
- the LOC101262945 gene encoding uncharacterized protein isoform X1 — its product is MLSLQNWGYPSTVSLQNPSIYKNTTTKILVFPCLGKNGRCFSYSSLTSKPLPKLLCLHGFGVEDITDVVHNKVLVAAAVSAAVGQLMKPFTSSLFYGNEFDFKTAFQAGGFPSTHSSAVVATATALGLERGFSDSIFGLAVVYAGLVMYDAQGVRREVGIHAKAFNKALFRNQINSVPSTSELDVLTDSIQEKLSSEAENSDPQLSEESSSFQPRSKNATLLLKPDERRAPSSSFAPLKEQVGHTEVEVIAGAFLGFFVSLAVSLA
- the LOC101262945 gene encoding uncharacterized protein isoform X2, yielding MSSTYLVLVAAAVSAAVGQLMKPFTSSLFYGNEFDFKTAFQAGGFPSTHSSAVVATATALGLERGFSDSIFGLAVVYAGLVMYDAQGVRREVGIHAKAFNKALFRNQINSVPSTSELDVLTDSIQEKLSSEAENSDPQLSEESSSFQPRSKNATLLLKPDERRAPSSSFAPLKEQVGHTEVEVIAGAFLGFFVSLAVSLA